A single genomic interval of Vicugna pacos chromosome 34, VicPac4, whole genome shotgun sequence harbors:
- the LOC102531850 gene encoding C-type lectin domain family 4 member E codes for MNSSKSSASQRTENGCFSSRVFLWTVAGVSILLLSVCFIARCVVTYHIFQLCDGKKVQPREDLMELSCYNDGSSSLKKCCPLNWVHFQSSCYFFSTDTMTWTASLKNCSSMGSHLVVINSLEEQEFLFLTKPKKKEFYIGLTDQVTEGQWQWVDGTPFTKDLSFWDIGEPNNIATVEDCATIRDSSNPKQSWNDVTCFFSMYWICEMPERNN; via the exons atgaactcGTCCAAATCATCAGCATCCCAACGCACAG AGAATGGATGCTTCTCTTCCCGGGTGTTCTTATGGACTGTTGCTGGGGTCTCCATCCTACTGCTCAGTGTCTGTTTTATCGCCAGATGTGTTG TGACGTATCACATCTTTCAACTTTGTGATGGGAAAAAGGTCCAGCCGCGTGAGGATTTAATGGAGCTCTCCTGCTATAATGATGGATCAA GTTCACTGAAGAAGTGCTGTCCATTGAACTGGGTGCATTTTCAGTCTAGCTGTTACTTCTTTTCTACTGACACCATGACCTGGACAGCAAGTTTAAAAAACTGCTCCAGCATGGGGAGTCATCTGGTGGTTATCAACTCGCTAGAGGAGCAG GAATTCCTTTTCCTTACAAAACCTAAAAAGAAAGAGTTTTATATTGGACTGACGGACCAGGTGACCGAGGGTCAGTGGCAGTGGGTAGATGGTACACCTTTCACAAAGGATCTCAG CTTCTGGGACATAGGGGAGCCCAACAACATAGCTACAGTGGAGGACTGTGCCACCATAAGAGACTCTTCAAACCCGAAGCAAAGTTGGAATGACGTAACCTGTTTCTTCAGTATGTACTGGATTTGTGAAATGCCAGAAAGAAATAATTGA
- the LOC102531595 gene encoding C-type lectin domain family 4 member D: MGQEEPQNNRGGGQHPRLIPWAMATVLISLLSACFIANCVVTYHNILRCERVSGVFKPPKCYPRLTCVAGKSALKVTGEGAWHCCPAGWRAFQSSCYVPLTDNKTWAQSERNCIGLGAHLATISTEAEQNFITQFLDKRFSYFLGLTDENLEGQWHWVDKTPFNPQMVFWHEGEPSNSQREDCVVLVNDQDKWAWKVVACNVETSRICKIPGKDSARNL, translated from the exons ATGGGGCAAGAAGAACCACAAAATAATC GAGGAGGCGGCCAGCACCCCCGGCTGATCCCTTGGGCCATGGCTACTGTTCTCATCTCACTTCTAAGTGCCTGTTTTATTGCAAATTGTGTGG TGACTTATCACAACATTCTACGCTGTGAGAGAGTCTCGGGGGTGTTCAAGCCACCAAAGTGCTACCCAAGGCTGACATGTGTCGCAGGGAAATCAGCACTGAAAGTTACAG GAGAGGGAGCCTGGCATTGCTGCCCTGCTGGCTGGCGAGCCTTCCAGTCCAGCTGCTACGTTCCACTTACCGACAACAAGACATGGGCTCAGAGCGAAAGGAACTGTATAGGGTTGGGGGCTCACCTGGCCACCATCAGCACAGAAGCTGAGCAG AACTTTATTACTCAGTTTTTGGATAAACGGTTTTCCTATTTCCTGGGACTCACAGATGAGAACCTTGAAGGCCAGTGGCATTGGGTGGACAAGACACCGTTCAACCCACAGATGGT ATTCTGGCATGAAGGTGAACCCAGCAACTCTCAGAGAGAAGACTGTGTTGTCCTTGTTAATGACCAAGACAAATGGGCCTGGAAAGTTGTTGCTTGTAACGTTGAGACAAGTAGGATTTGCAAGATACCTGGAAAGGATTCAGCTAGAAACCTGTGA